The following are from one region of the Arthrobacter sp. TMP15 genome:
- a CDS encoding prolyl oligopeptidase family serine peptidase translates to MTEAATPLKIADQPTDEFLWLEDIHGDDAMAWVRKRNARTDAALVNPAYSALEASVLEVLDSVDRIPVVSKRGNWYYNFWRDKTNPRGLWRRTTWESYLSATPQWQVLLDIDALCVAEDAQWLWAGASLLRPATGEEYRHAMIALSPDGGDAVAYREFDLATNTFVPDGFVLPPAKTRLSWFDIDTLYVGTDTGKGSMTASSYPAATRVLRRGESLTEMAAQQPIFDVPLTHLSGGVSHSRTPGYERDVAHDALDFYNSRSYLRVGEDWVHIDVPNDMALSLHHQWLLLRPRTTFCVTGEEYAPGTLLVIELEAFMAGNREFHTIFDPTPAQSLQSWSWTKDFLLLNLLSDVSSKILVVDPASDWAATELDACPALHSVDAYAVDDEAATGGNDYWLLASGFLTTSTLYRGTVDAPTGAQPIGAQPTGTRPTGTAGEPAMLVRAAPSFFHAEKYTVEQHFATSADGTEVPYFQVGPKELMLDGGNPTLLSGYGGFEVSRTPAYNGAVGRSWLERGGVFVVANIRGGGEYGPTWHTAALQENRHRAYEDFAAVARDLSARQVTSPSRLGCAGGSNGGLLVGNMLTVYPELFGAVSCGVPLLDMRRYTKLSAGASWIAEYGDPDVPQQWEFIKTFSPYHLLRADVTYPATFIWTATSDDRVGPAQARKMAARMESMGIPVWFHEALEGGHAGAGNNKQAARLHTASHEFLWRALNGGL, encoded by the coding sequence ATGACTGAAGCTGCCACACCCTTGAAAATTGCAGACCAACCCACGGATGAATTCCTGTGGCTTGAAGACATCCACGGTGACGATGCCATGGCTTGGGTCCGTAAGCGCAACGCTCGCACGGATGCCGCATTGGTAAACCCGGCCTATTCAGCGCTGGAGGCCTCGGTTCTTGAGGTGCTGGATTCGGTAGACAGGATTCCGGTGGTTTCTAAGCGGGGGAACTGGTATTACAACTTTTGGCGCGATAAAACAAACCCACGCGGGCTCTGGCGCCGCACTACGTGGGAGAGCTATCTCAGTGCCACACCGCAGTGGCAGGTGCTGCTGGATATTGACGCGCTATGCGTAGCCGAAGACGCCCAGTGGCTCTGGGCCGGTGCTTCACTGCTGCGCCCGGCCACAGGCGAGGAGTACCGCCACGCCATGATCGCCCTGTCCCCCGACGGGGGCGATGCGGTTGCCTACCGTGAGTTTGACCTTGCCACGAACACTTTCGTTCCCGACGGTTTCGTTTTGCCGCCCGCTAAGACAAGGCTGAGTTGGTTCGATATAGACACCCTGTATGTGGGTACCGATACAGGGAAGGGCTCCATGACCGCTTCCTCCTACCCTGCCGCCACACGGGTACTTCGCAGGGGCGAGTCGCTAACGGAGATGGCGGCACAACAGCCCATATTCGATGTTCCGTTGACCCACCTCAGCGGTGGAGTCTCGCACAGCAGAACCCCCGGATATGAACGAGATGTTGCCCACGACGCCTTGGATTTCTACAATAGCCGCAGCTATCTGCGGGTTGGCGAGGATTGGGTGCACATCGATGTGCCCAATGACATGGCGCTCTCACTGCACCACCAGTGGCTGCTGCTGCGTCCGCGAACCACGTTCTGCGTCACCGGCGAAGAGTACGCACCCGGTACCCTGCTGGTCATTGAACTAGAAGCGTTTATGGCTGGCAACCGAGAATTTCACACCATCTTTGACCCGACTCCGGCGCAGTCGTTGCAGTCCTGGAGCTGGACCAAGGACTTTCTTCTGTTGAACTTATTATCTGATGTGTCCTCAAAAATTTTAGTGGTTGACCCCGCCTCAGATTGGGCTGCAACCGAGTTGGACGCCTGCCCTGCCCTGCACTCTGTGGACGCTTACGCCGTCGACGACGAAGCCGCCACCGGAGGCAACGATTACTGGCTTCTCGCTTCCGGTTTCCTTACCACATCCACCCTGTACCGCGGCACTGTTGATGCGCCCACCGGCGCTCAACCCATCGGCGCTCAACCCACCGGCACTCGACCCACCGGCACTGCGGGTGAGCCGGCAATGCTGGTGCGGGCGGCGCCGTCGTTCTTCCATGCCGAAAAGTACACCGTAGAGCAGCACTTCGCCACCTCCGCTGACGGAACAGAAGTGCCCTACTTCCAAGTGGGCCCAAAGGAGCTCATGCTCGACGGCGGCAATCCAACCCTGCTCAGCGGCTACGGCGGGTTCGAGGTTTCACGCACACCCGCCTACAACGGCGCCGTGGGACGCAGCTGGCTGGAGCGCGGCGGAGTGTTCGTGGTGGCCAACATCCGTGGCGGTGGCGAGTACGGACCCACCTGGCATACGGCAGCCCTGCAGGAAAACCGGCACCGGGCCTACGAGGATTTCGCCGCGGTTGCCCGCGATTTATCTGCACGCCAGGTCACTTCGCCATCGAGACTGGGATGCGCTGGCGGCAGCAATGGTGGGTTGCTTGTGGGAAATATGCTCACCGTGTATCCGGAACTATTTGGGGCAGTTTCCTGCGGTGTTCCGCTGTTGGACATGCGCCGTTACACGAAGCTGTCCGCGGGGGCTTCGTGGATCGCCGAATACGGCGACCCGGATGTGCCCCAGCAGTGGGAGTTCATCAAAACGTTCTCGCCGTATCACCTGTTGCGTGCCGATGTAACGTACCCGGCCACTTTCATTTGGACAGCCACATCGGATGACCGGGTGGGACCAGCGCAGGCGAGGAAGATGGCCGCCCGGATGGAATCGATGGGCATTCCCGTGTGGTTCCATGAAGCGTTAGAGGGCGGCCATGCCGGGGCTGGAAACAATAAGCAGGCCGCCAGGTTGCACACGGCCTCGCATGAATTTCTGTGGCGGGCGCTCAATGGCGGCCTCTAA
- a CDS encoding FadR/GntR family transcriptional regulator, giving the protein MAVTDEAITKIKEMIISGELCAGDRLPPEKELSEKLGLSRSSLREAVKALEIIRVLDVRRGDGTYVTSLEPQLLTEAMSFIVDLHQDESILDIFAVRRILEPAAAAIAAGRITAAQISALRATMDNIDEETSVEQLVEHDLIFHQLITAAANNSYLASVLDALSSSTVRARIWRGLTQEKAVDRTLSEHAAIIEALERGDAELAKSLLTVHISGVEHWLRQAL; this is encoded by the coding sequence ATGGCCGTAACTGACGAAGCAATCACAAAAATCAAGGAAATGATCATTTCCGGCGAGCTCTGTGCCGGTGACAGGCTCCCTCCCGAGAAGGAACTAAGCGAAAAACTCGGGCTTTCCCGCAGCTCCTTGCGTGAAGCGGTTAAGGCATTAGAGATTATCCGGGTTTTGGATGTGCGTCGTGGCGATGGCACCTACGTGACAAGCCTGGAACCCCAGCTCCTCACCGAGGCCATGTCATTCATTGTTGACCTCCACCAGGATGAATCGATCTTGGACATCTTTGCAGTGCGGCGGATCTTGGAACCAGCCGCAGCAGCCATCGCCGCCGGGCGCATCACAGCCGCGCAAATCAGCGCGCTGCGAGCCACCATGGATAATATAGACGAGGAAACCAGCGTAGAGCAGCTCGTTGAGCATGACCTGATATTTCATCAGCTAATCACAGCGGCGGCCAACAACTCATACCTTGCCAGCGTCCTTGATGCGCTCTCCAGCAGCACTGTCCGCGCCCGCATTTGGCGGGGCCTGACCCAAGAGAAAGCCGTTGATCGCACGCTCTCTGAGCATGCCGCCATCATCGAGGCCCTTGAACGCGGCGATGCAGAATTGGCCAAGTCCTTGCTGACGGTACACATTAGCGGCGTTGAGCATTGGCTCCGCCAAGCCCTCTGA
- a CDS encoding FAD/NAD(P)-binding protein: protein MESLGTQTVVIVGAGPRGTSVMERLLAHHGKNTDSQPLHIHLVDPFPPGAGHVWRTAQSRLYLMNTPSFFPTLITDQGVSAPPLAGCSFNEWRLAQQSTPWQKLSEGDETELATLGVKNFPSRALYGRYLSWCFEQLVQAMPDGVTLTVHCAEAKRVARDHENGGFAVVLLNGTSLRADQVVLALGHVESKLNPAQRELRDDARVHGLTYLPPAVPNDVDWAQLPAGETVLVRGMGLNFFDVLGQLTEGRGGTFEPTGRPAGDALRYVASGKEPVIVGASRRGTPYRAKTELESHYPASITLRFLGEDAVAAIRALGATAGFDHDIWPLLYRDALWAYYTTLARTSSDAITAQLLPELDGLLHSGLDDGDPGWPQRLKELLATHVQDEHILDLLALARPLSRHRRRPGAGHRFTSHEQMDAAVLEYLSADAAGSARGEDDPVKMAIGALNAGRAIIKSLVADRGITETSWLGELRGWFEGFVEGLASGPPPVRMEQLAALVRAGVVHFAGPDPLFRIQHGVFTVGSPWVAAPPWEARYLVEALAPANQVQDSGSILLRNLLADGLARPRLMLASDGEAVATSGLDVSAPPYRPLDGTGVPVAGLYVLGLQLSSVQWGTAIAAEASAIYRSGYRTVLDAETIAMDILG from the coding sequence GTGGAATCTTTGGGCACGCAGACGGTGGTTATTGTGGGGGCGGGACCCCGCGGGACTTCCGTCATGGAAAGATTACTGGCCCACCATGGGAAAAATACCGACTCCCAGCCGCTGCATATCCACCTTGTAGACCCGTTTCCCCCCGGTGCGGGGCATGTTTGGCGCACCGCACAATCCCGCCTGTACCTGATGAACACGCCAAGCTTTTTCCCCACACTCATCACGGATCAAGGAGTGAGCGCCCCGCCGTTGGCCGGCTGCAGCTTCAACGAATGGCGGCTAGCCCAGCAGAGTACACCGTGGCAGAAGCTCAGTGAGGGCGATGAAACCGAACTTGCCACACTTGGGGTAAAGAACTTCCCTAGCCGCGCACTGTACGGGCGCTACTTGAGCTGGTGTTTTGAGCAGCTAGTTCAAGCTATGCCCGACGGCGTCACACTCACCGTCCATTGTGCTGAAGCCAAGCGGGTGGCCAGGGACCACGAAAACGGTGGGTTCGCCGTCGTACTTCTTAACGGGACCAGCCTGCGTGCCGATCAGGTGGTGCTGGCGCTGGGACATGTGGAGTCCAAACTTAACCCAGCCCAACGCGAATTGCGTGACGACGCCCGCGTTCACGGACTGACGTACCTGCCACCGGCGGTGCCCAATGACGTGGACTGGGCTCAGCTTCCTGCCGGTGAAACTGTGCTGGTGCGCGGGATGGGACTTAACTTTTTTGACGTGCTGGGTCAGTTGACGGAGGGTCGCGGGGGAACATTCGAGCCCACAGGCAGGCCTGCCGGGGACGCGCTGCGCTATGTTGCTTCGGGCAAGGAGCCGGTCATTGTGGGGGCCTCTCGCCGGGGCACTCCGTACCGGGCAAAAACGGAGCTGGAGAGCCACTATCCTGCCAGTATTACCCTGCGGTTCTTGGGCGAAGATGCCGTGGCTGCGATCCGGGCTCTGGGGGCAACTGCCGGTTTTGACCATGACATTTGGCCACTGCTTTACCGCGACGCCCTCTGGGCTTACTACACAACGCTGGCCCGGACCAGCTCCGATGCCATCACGGCGCAACTGTTACCTGAGCTGGATGGGCTGCTGCATTCCGGGTTGGACGACGGGGATCCCGGGTGGCCGCAACGGCTCAAGGAGCTTTTGGCAACGCACGTGCAGGATGAACATATCCTTGATTTGTTGGCATTGGCTCGGCCTTTGTCGCGGCACAGGCGTCGCCCTGGAGCTGGTCACCGTTTCACTTCTCATGAGCAGATGGATGCAGCGGTTTTGGAGTATCTTTCAGCCGATGCGGCTGGCTCCGCCCGCGGTGAAGACGATCCGGTAAAAATGGCCATCGGGGCTTTGAACGCCGGGCGTGCCATCATCAAGTCGCTGGTGGCGGACCGTGGCATTACCGAAACTTCGTGGCTGGGGGAGTTGCGTGGCTGGTTTGAAGGTTTCGTTGAGGGGCTGGCCAGTGGTCCTCCGCCTGTTCGCATGGAGCAGTTGGCTGCGCTTGTACGTGCCGGAGTGGTCCACTTTGCCGGACCCGATCCGCTCTTTCGTATCCAGCACGGAGTGTTTACGGTTGGTTCACCGTGGGTTGCTGCACCCCCGTGGGAAGCCCGGTACTTGGTAGAGGCGTTGGCACCGGCCAATCAGGTACAGGACAGCGGTTCAATTCTGCTCCGAAACCTGTTGGCTGATGGTTTGGCACGCCCTCGTCTCATGCTGGCTTCCGACGGTGAAGCTGTTGCCACCAGCGGGTTGGACGTCTCGGCTCCGCCCTACAGGCCCCTGGATGGTACGGGCGTTCCCGTGGCCGGGTTGTATGTACTGGGCCTGCAACTCTCTTCCGTACAGTGGGGCACCGCGATCGCCGCCGAAGCCTCGGCGATTTACCGCAGCGGCTACCGCACAGTGCTCGATGCTGAGACGATCGCCATGGACATCCTCGGCTAA